A segment of the Bacillota bacterium genome:
ACGGCGACGGGCGGCCTGCTCATCGTCGGAATCGGCATCGATATGCTGGGCATTAAGAAGATCCACGTGGCGAACATGCTCCCGGCCATAGCCGCTGCGCTGGTCCTGGCGCGGCTGGCGCTCAAGTTATGAGGGCGAGCAGAGCCTGGACGCGACGTTCCACGCGCGGGTGGTGTAGTATGGCCGAGCAGGCAACGCTAAGTGTGGATTCAGGAGGCTGCTCAAC
Coding sequences within it:
- a CDS encoding DUF554 domain-containing protein, whose translation is TATGGLLIVGIGIDMLGIKKIHVANMLPAIAAALVLARLALKL